GCCGCGGCGGCGGCCCCGAGGCGCTCCCCGTTCGGGCTCGACGGCTCCGGTCGGCGCAGGGGCTGAAGCTCGGGCTCGGACACGACCTGCGGGGCGGGCGCCGGCTCCGGCCGGGCCGGCACCGCGCGCATCTGCGCGACGATGGCGCCGATGCGCGTCACCACCGTCTCACCCGCCTCGACCTGCAGCTTCAGCTCGGCGGATCGGGCGGTCGCGGCATCCAGGCTGGCATTGAGGGTGCGGTCGGCATCGCCGATGGCCGCGCGCAGACCCGCGATGGCGCGTTCGGCGGTGCCGGTCGCAACCATCAGGTCGCCGATGGTCTGGCGGAGGGCGGCCTCGTCGCCCTTCATCTGGCCGATCCGGCGCGACAGCCGCAGGGAGGTGACGATTGTCGCCGCAAGGAGGACCGCGACCAGGATGTCGGCGGCGAGGGTGACGAAGAGACTCATGCCGGGACCCTCACCCCTAATTGTCCGACCGGTTGTTCATCGAGGCCTCGTAGGCCTGGATGGTCGTGCGCGACCGGCGCAGCGGTCGGGTGACCTGGACGGCGATGTGGCCGTCAACCCGGCCGATTCGCCCCTGCGTCAGCGCCCAGTCGCCGCAGCGCACGGTGATGAGGTCCGACGGCTTGGCGTCGAACATCAGCGTCTCGCCGACCTTGAGGCTCATGACCTGCTTCAACGGCAGCATCATCTCGTGCAGCACCGCCTCCATGGCCACGTCGGCCTGCCAGATCTCGGTGGCGAGATGGCCTTCCCAGATGTGGTCGCGGCCGAGCTTCTCGCCCATGAAGCTCTGGGTGAGCAGCTCGCGGATCGGCTCGATGGTCGCGTAGGGAAACAGGATCTGCAGCATGCCGCCGCGCCCGTCGACGTCGAGGCGCAGGCTGATCAGGATCGCGGCGTTGCCCGGCCGCGTGATGGTGGCGAAGCGCGGGTTGGTCTCGATCCGGTCGATGCCGAAGCTCACGGGCGAGAGCGGCTGGAACGAAAGCTCCAGGTCGCCCAGCACGATCTCCACGAGGCGGCGCACCAGCGTCATCTCGATGGCGGTGAACGGACGGCCGTCGAGGCGGCTCGACAGGCCGCCGCGCTTGCCGCCGAGCAGCAGGTCGAAGGTCGCGTAGGCGAGGTTGGAATCGACCGTGACGAGGCCCGAATTCTCCCACTGCTCGGCGCGGAATACGCCCAGCAGCGTCGGCAGCGGGATCGCGTTGAGATAGTCGCCGAAGCGGACCGAGGTGATGTTGTCGAGGGTCACCTCGACGTTGTCCTGGAACAGGTTACGCAGGGAGGTCGACAGCAACCGGATCATCCGGTCGAAGACGATCTCCAGCATCGGGAGGCGTTCGTACTGGACGACGCCCGAATCGACGATGGCCTGCACGCCCCCGGCCCCGGAGGCCGAGAGCTCGCGCATGGAGAAGCCGAGGACGCCGTCGATCTCGTCCTGGTTGAGCACCCGGTCGTTGCCGGCGAGTTCGGGGAGGTTGTCGCTCTCCCCATCCTCGATCATCGTCGCCCATTCGGCGGCGACGTCGCCCGCATTGCGCGTGGTACCCTGCTCGGCGAGGGCCGCGCCCCATTCCTCGGCGAGCGACGTGTCGCCGCCCTCGGCGCCCTGCTCCAGAAGGGCCGCCGACCAATCGTCCTCGGGAAGTTCGTCCTCGGGTTCCATCAGGCGTGCTCGATCAAGCCTTGGCGCGCGGCCTTCGCGTGGCGTGAGAGGGTCTCGGACCGGATCACTGGACGATCACGTCCTTGAGCAGCACGGCCTCGACCTTGGCGGGATAGAGCGCGATGTTGACGCGGCGCAGCAGCTCCTCGCGCAGCCGGAACAGGCCCACCGAGCCGGTGAGATCGCTGGCGCGCAGCTCGCGCATGTAGATCTGCAGCGCGTCCTCGACGCGCGGCATCAGCGGCTTCACCTCCTCCTCGACCTTGGCGTCCTTGAGCTCGAGGGAGAGCCGCACCTTGGCGTATTTCGTCTTGTCCTGAGGCATGTCGGGGCTGAGGTTCAGGAGCATCTCGCGCACGTCGACGAAGACGACCTGCCTCTTGCCCTCCGGCCCGGCGCCGTGGCCGCCGCCGTGACCGCTGCCGTGACCACCTTCCGTGGCCTCCTTGCCCTCACCGTGGTCCCCGCCCTTGCCCATCATCATGAAGGCGCCCGCACCGCCGCCCGCCACCACCAGGACGGCGACGGCCACCATGATCATGAGCTTCTTCTTGCTCTTCGGGGCGGCTTCGGCTCCGGCCTCGCCTTCCCCGGCGGAGGCCTTCTTGGGCTTCTTGGCCATGGAATAATGCTCTCTCGCGGAAGTCCCCGCGCCGGGTACATCCGGATATCGGAGCATCACGGTTAACGCGCCGTTAAGGGGGCAATTCCTGCCGAGTCAGGTTTGCCGTGGCACGGTCCGGACCGGCAGGACCGACCGGCGGATTTCCGGATAAGTCATTCCGTAAGCTCAGAAATTTTGCACACGACCTCGTGGCACAGCGCATGCTGAAGGGATCGTTGCCGCCACCGCGGCGCACGAGTCCCAGAGTCCACGATGCAGAATGCCCTCTTCGTCGGCGTATCGAGCCAGATGGCGCTCCAGCGCGAGCTGGACGTGATCGCCAACAACATGGCGAACGTGTCGACCACCGGCTTCAAGGCCCGCAACAGCCGCTTCCAGGAATACCTGATGCCGGTGGCGAGCGCGGATTCGTTCGCCCGGCCGGACCGGCGCCTCTCCTACGTCATCGACCAGGGCACCGCACTCGACCTCGGGCAGGGGCCGGTCGAGCAGACCGGCAACCCGCTCAACGTCGCCGTCAAGGGCTCCGCCTTCATCGCCGTGCAGTCGCCCCAGGGCGAGCGCTACACCCGCAACGGCGCGTTCGAGCTGGACGCCCAGGGCACGCTCGTGACCAGCGACGGCAACAAGGTCGTGGGGGACGGCGGCCCGATCACCATCAACCCGCAGGAGACCGGGCTGGCGATCGGTCCCGACGGCACGGTCTCGACCAATCTCGGCATCCGCGGGAAGATCAAGCTCGTCACCTTCGCCAACCCGCAGCGGCTCACCAACGAGGGCGCCAACCTCTACGCCTCGCCGGATCCGGCACGCCCGGCCGGGATCGACGGCCGCCTGGAGCCGGCCGCGCTGGAGCGCTCGAACGTCCGGCCGGTGATCGAGATGACCCGGCTGATGGACGTGAACCGCTCCTACGCCATGGTATCGAGCATGATCTCCCGCCTCGACGATCTGCGGGGCACGGCGATTCGCCGCCTCGCCGACGTCGCGTAAGGGGGCCTGACCGATGCGCGCCCTCTACTCCGCCGCCACCGGCATGGCGGCCCAGGAACTCAACGTCCAGGTCATCTCGAACAACATCGCGAACCTGCGCACCACCGGCTACAAGCGCCAGCAGGTGCACTTCCAGGATCTGCTCTATCAGAACCTGCGCCGGGCGGGCTCCTCGACCTCCGAGCAGAACACGCAGCTCCCCGCGGGCCTCGCCCTCGGCTCGGGCGTGAAGACCACCTCCACCGCCCGGGTGATGTCGCAGGGCACGCTCTCCTCCACCGAGAAGGACTACGACGTCGCGATCCGCGGCGAGGGCTTCTTCCGGGTCACCATGCCGGACGGCCGGACCGCATACACGCGGGACGGCTCCTTCGACCTCTCGGCCCAGGGCCAGCTCGTCACCCGCGACGGCTACCTGCTCGATCCGGCGATCACCGTGCCGCAGACCGCGACCTCGGTGACGATCAGCGCCACCGGCGCCGTGCAGGCGACGCTACCGGGACAGACGGCGCCGCAGGCGCTGGGCCAGTTCCAGCTCTCGCGCTTCGTGAACAAGGTCGGCCTCGAATCAATCGGCGACAACCTGTTCATCGAGACGGCAGCCTCCGGCCCGGCGATCAGCGGCCTGCCGGGCGCCGAGGGCTTCGGCAACCTCCAGCAGAGCTAC
This window of the Methylobacterium tardum genome carries:
- a CDS encoding DUF6468 domain-containing protein — translated: MSLFVTLAADILVAVLLAATIVTSLRLSRRIGQMKGDEAALRQTIGDLMVATGTAERAIAGLRAAIGDADRTLNASLDAATARSAELKLQVEAGETVVTRIGAIVAQMRAVPARPEPAPAPQVVSEPELQPLRRPEPSSPNGERLGAAAAAALAMSERALARVRARAA
- the fliM gene encoding flagellar motor switch protein FliM produces the protein MMEPEDELPEDDWSAALLEQGAEGGDTSLAEEWGAALAEQGTTRNAGDVAAEWATMIEDGESDNLPELAGNDRVLNQDEIDGVLGFSMRELSASGAGGVQAIVDSGVVQYERLPMLEIVFDRMIRLLSTSLRNLFQDNVEVTLDNITSVRFGDYLNAIPLPTLLGVFRAEQWENSGLVTVDSNLAYATFDLLLGGKRGGLSSRLDGRPFTAIEMTLVRRLVEIVLGDLELSFQPLSPVSFGIDRIETNPRFATITRPGNAAILISLRLDVDGRGGMLQILFPYATIEPIRELLTQSFMGEKLGRDHIWEGHLATEIWQADVAMEAVLHEMMLPLKQVMSLKVGETLMFDAKPSDLITVRCGDWALTQGRIGRVDGHIAVQVTRPLRRSRTTIQAYEASMNNRSDN
- the fliL gene encoding flagellar basal body-associated protein FliL: MAKKPKKASAGEGEAGAEAAPKSKKKLMIMVAVAVLVVAGGGAGAFMMMGKGGDHGEGKEATEGGHGSGHGGGHGAGPEGKRQVVFVDVREMLLNLSPDMPQDKTKYAKVRLSLELKDAKVEEEVKPLMPRVEDALQIYMRELRASDLTGSVGLFRLREELLRRVNIALYPAKVEAVLLKDVIVQ
- the flgF gene encoding flagellar basal-body rod protein FlgF, yielding MQNALFVGVSSQMALQRELDVIANNMANVSTTGFKARNSRFQEYLMPVASADSFARPDRRLSYVIDQGTALDLGQGPVEQTGNPLNVAVKGSAFIAVQSPQGERYTRNGAFELDAQGTLVTSDGNKVVGDGGPITINPQETGLAIGPDGTVSTNLGIRGKIKLVTFANPQRLTNEGANLYASPDPARPAGIDGRLEPAALERSNVRPVIEMTRLMDVNRSYAMVSSMISRLDDLRGTAIRRLADVA
- the flgG gene encoding flagellar basal-body rod protein FlgG, with amino-acid sequence MRALYSAATGMAAQELNVQVISNNIANLRTTGYKRQQVHFQDLLYQNLRRAGSSTSEQNTQLPAGLALGSGVKTTSTARVMSQGTLSSTEKDYDVAIRGEGFFRVTMPDGRTAYTRDGSFDLSAQGQLVTRDGYLLDPAITVPQTATSVTISATGAVQATLPGQTAPQALGQFQLSRFVNKVGLESIGDNLFIETAASGPAISGLPGAEGFGNLQQSYLEEANVNAVTEISSLIAAQRAYEMNSKVVTAADQMLSTTTQMFRS